GGCTCCGTGGACGACGGCAAGTCCACGCTCATTGGCCGGCTGCTTTACGATTCCAAGTCCATCATGGAAGACCAGATGGAGGCGCTGGAACGCAGCGCGGACATCACCGGCGGCGGGC
This region of Verrucomicrobiota bacterium genomic DNA includes:
- a CDS encoding sulfate adenylyltransferase, with protein sequence MELLRFNTCGSVDDGKSTLIGRLLYDSKSIMEDQMEALERSADITGGG